Proteins co-encoded in one Pseudophryne corroboree isolate aPseCor3 chromosome 1, aPseCor3.hap2, whole genome shotgun sequence genomic window:
- the LOC135052435 gene encoding uncharacterized protein LOC135052435, translated as LVVPRSFREQLMSVAHEIPLAGHQGRDRTLRRLTHNFFWPGVSDDVRTYCKSCDVCQRLGRPSARAPLRSLPIVGEPFQRVAVDIVGPLPVPSRSGKRYILTVVDYATRYPEAVALSAITAEKVADALLGIFSRVGFPSEVLTDQGTQFMSDLVQCLWAKCGVRQLRTAPYHPQTNGLCERFNGTLKQMLRAFVTSEGGDWERYLPHLLFAYREVPQESTGFSPFELLYGRRVHGPLDLFRESWEGELIHQDESVVEYVLKLRDRLENLMGLAQANLAEAQFAQAYLDDIAVFSRTWEEHLGHVGLVLERIRWAGLTIRADKCQMGMTEVQYLGHRVGGGKVKPEPAKVEAIRDWPRPTTQRQVLAFLGIAGYYRRFVPDFSSVAKPMTDLTKKKLPKIVDWTTACELAFQSLKTALVQAPVLMAPDYSKNFVVQTDASQYGLGAVLSQEGPDGQEHPVAYLSRKLLPREVGYATIEKECLAIVWAVKKLQPYLYGRHFTVVTDHNPLRWLQHTTGENGRLLRWSLALQVYDFHIIHKQGKAHSNADGLSRQEEPEPPKNSR; from the exons ctggtggttcccaggagctttcgggagcaactgatgtcagttgcccatgaaattcctttggcgggacaccaggggagggaccgaacactgaggcgcctgacgcataactttttttggcccggagtgtcggatgacgtccggacctactgtaagtcctgtgatgtgtgccaacggcttggtcgccccagtgctcgggctcccctgaggtctttgccaatagtcggggaacctttccaacgagtggccgtggacatagtcggtcccctacctgtgcccagtagatcggggaagaggtacatcctcaccgtggtggattatgctacccggtatccagaggctgtggctctgtccgccatcactgcggaaaaggtagcggacgctctgctaggcatatttagtagagtagggtttCCCAGTGAGGTCCTAACcgatcaagggacgcagttcatgagtgatctggtccagtgtctctgggcgaagtgcggagtgcgccaactccgcactgccccctatcatccccagactaacggactttgcgagagattcaatggcactctgaagcagatgctacgggcatttgtgacttcggagggaggagactgggagcgatacctgccgcacctcctgtttgcgtatcgggaagtgccccaggagtcaaccggattctcacccttcgagttactatatggccgcagagtccatggacctcttgacctgttccgggagtcttgggagggggagctgatccaccaggatgagtccgtggtggagtatgtgttgaagctcagagatcggttagagaatctcatgggactagcgcaagcgaatcttgcggaagcacag ttcgcccaggcctacttggatgacattgctgtcttcagccgaacctgggaagagcacctgggccatgtggggttggtgttagagaggattcggtgggcaggtctgaccatcagggcagacaagtgccaaatggggatgacagaggtacagtacctggggcaccgtgtggggggaggtaaggtgaagcctgaaccagcgaaggtggaggcgatccgcgactggccccggcccacaacccagagacaggtcctggctttcttagggatcgcaggatactacagacgttttgttcctgactttagttctgtggccaaacccatgactgatctgactaagaagaaactccccaagatagttgactggacgaccgcatgtgagttggcattccagtcgttgaaaactgctctagtacaagccccagtactgatggcgccggactatagtaaaaactttgttgtacaaactgatgcgtcacagtacggactcggggcagtactgagccaggaggggccggatggacaggagcaccctgtggcctatttgagcagaaagctgctaccgcgggaggtggggtatgccacaattgaaaaggagtgtttggctattgtttgggctgtgaagaagcttcagccctatttgtatggccgccattttacggtggtaacggaccacaatccattacggtggctccaacacaccacgggggaaaacggcagactgttgcggtggagccttgctcttcaggtttatgacttccatattatccacaagcaaggcaaggctcatagcaacgCAGACGGACTGTCACggcaggaggagcctgaacccccaaagaactcccggtaa